Below is a window of Demequina muriae DNA.
TCCTCGATCCACGAGGACACCACCGCATGGGCGGCCACAGGAGCGCTGGAGATCGCGACGTTCCAACTGCCAGTGACGGCCTCTTCGCTGATGCGGCTTCCGAGGTTCTGGTCGAGGTTGTAGAAGTCCGCGAAGAACTGTGTGTACCAGGCGTATCGGTCACCCTTCGCGGCCGACTCGATTCCGTCGAACACGTCCTGCGGGACCCCTTCGGGGTTGTCGTCCCGCGCCACCAGGAACGGCTCCAGCGAGGCGAGAAACGCCAGCTTCGCGATGCGCTCGTGTCCGTACCTCGTCACGTAGCGGGCGAGCTCGCCGGTGCCCATCGAGAACCCCACAAGGATGACGTCGCGCAGATCCAAGCTCTCGAGCAGCGTGTTCAGGTCAGCGGCGAATGTGTCGTAGTCGTACCCGACGTTGACCTTCGACGACTGACCGAAGCCGCGACGGTCATAGGTGATGACGCGGTGCCCGGCAGCGAGAAGCTCGCGTGTCTGCTTCTCCCAGCTGTGCCCGTTCAGGGGGTAGCCGTGGATCAGCACGATCGGCTGCCCCGCGCCCTGATCCTCGTAGTACAGCTCGATCGGCGTGCTGTTCTCGTTTGCCACAGTGATGTATCCCATGGTGATCCTCCAGTGTTCGAGCGGGTGTGATCCGGCGCATCCCAGGGCTCCTGGTCGTCGCCGTGGCATCAGACTCGCGTCAACGGACGGACGTTCGCGTCGGTGGAAGTCACTGATCTGGACACCGGA
It encodes the following:
- a CDS encoding alpha/beta fold hydrolase, yielding MGYITVANENSTPIELYYEDQGAGQPIVLIHGYPLNGHSWEKQTRELLAAGHRVITYDRRGFGQSSKVNVGYDYDTFAADLNTLLESLDLRDVILVGFSMGTGELARYVTRYGHERIAKLAFLASLEPFLVARDDNPEGVPQDVFDGIESAAKGDRYAWYTQFFADFYNLDQNLGSRISEEAVTGSWNVAISSAPVAAHAVVSSWIEDFRQDVEAVRASGKPTLILHGTADNILPIDATARRFRDLLPDARYVEVEGAPHGLLWTHADEVNEALRAFLA